The Flavobacteriales bacterium genome contains the following window.
AGTAACTTAAAGGGGAGGCCACTTCAACCTTCGTGTCATTTGACAGGTTTGAAGCCCTCAATCGGTTACTATTCCTATACGAAACGTTACCCACAAGTTGGAAAACCAACCTCACAAAAGCAAAAAATAATATCGTACACATTACTTTTTTCCCACCTCTGACAGATAATGCTAACTATAGTCTGTTGTTTAGGCTGAATACTAAAATTAGCTTTGCATACTTTAGTTAGCAATGAATTCAAAACAAAACATACTAATTAAATTTGGAGAAAGAGTTCGAGAAATCCGAAAGGAAAATGGTCTTTCTCAAGAAGAATTAGCTCATAAAGCTGATTTACATAGAACATATATTGGTATGATTGAAAGAGCAGAGAAAAATATAACTTTGGTAAATATCTTAAAGATATCAGATGCTCTTGGGGTTCAAGTTAAAGACTTATTTGATTATGGCACTAACTGACCTCCCTCATAACATTTTAAACGATTATGAAGTTCATGAATACAAACATGCAGTTGCTATTCTAAAAAATGACTTCCCAAATGAATATCAAGACCTGATAGACGTTCTTAATAACTTTACACTAAAACGTTCTGAAATTCTTGCGCCAGGGGGTAGAAAAAGTCCCATTGCAGCAAGGCTTGACGAATTTCTTTACGATCGAAATTGGAAGGAACATAATTTCAATACAACTTTGACAATTGATGGGACTGAATATCATACCCCTACTCACAAAATTGATTGTTATAAGAATAGGATTGCACTTGATGTAGAATGGAATAATAAAGACCCTTTTTATGATAGAGACTTAAATAACTTTAGATTACTTCATGATAGGGGTGCTATAAGTATGGCTATAATAATTACAAGATGTTCTTCTCTTCAACAAATTTTTAAACAACTAGGAAAAGGTAATTCTTATGGTTCTTCTACAACACATTTAGGAAAACTGCTTCCTAGAATAGATGGTGGTTCAGGCGGAGGATGTCCTTTACTTGTTTTTGGAATACATCCTAATAAATATGACCCAAATAGTTAATTATTTGGGGAGCAAATAATTAAAGCTTCTTTTACATTTCGGCTTTTATCTCCTTGCCTCCCCATTGTACTGTGCTTATAGTCTATCTCTCTAATTTCTATATTATAATTTAAAAATATAGTTTCTGCAATACTCAAAAGTTTTTCCAAACTAATCATTCCAGTATCACTGTAACTTAAAATTAGAGTACTATTTGCATTAAATACCTTTTCAAACATTGTCTCAAAAGCGTTTTTAACTTTAGTTTTTATGCAAAATGGCGATTGATGTCTATCGGTTCTATATCTTCCCTTATACTTGACCTCGGGATAATCATAACGAGCTAATGTCTCTAATGCATGATAAAATCTACTATAATGAACAAATTGATACGGAGGATCTGAATATACAATTGAACCTTCCTCAATATTATCTAATAATTCAGAGAAATCAAGTTGTGTGGCTTCAAACTCAAATCTATTTGGGTTATTTTCATGAAAGGTTTCTCTTAGAGAATTAAATTTTTGTTTAAACAAAGGAAGGACTTCCTTTCTTCGATAGAATAGAATGTCTTTCATATTAGACTCGTTTACATCTCTATATTGAGCATAATGTCCTGTACTTTGGGTACAGTAAGACATCGCAAACATAAGTGAAGACATAATTGCATTATAGATAAATGTATTTCTATATTTTTCACTCCTAGCAACTCCTGAAAGAGCATCAATCCAAACACATTGTTCATAGGACCAGTAAGTTCCACTAAAATTTTTAGCAAATAAATGATCTAAACCATTAAACCCAAAGTTTAGAAGACTTTGTTGCTTTTCTTCCAACTTTTTAATTTCCTGAAATGTCAGTGAATTAGAATAATCAAATTTAAAATCTTTATTAGCCTTTTTGAACCTTAACACTTTTGCTTCTGCCTCAGTTATAATTTCATCTAATAAATTAACAGAATAATTATTCCAATCATAATTTTTAAGGTAAGTTCCTGCAAGTATACTTGTGTAAGTTTGGATGTCATTACATGTTACATTTAATTTATTTCTGTATGCCCCACTAACTACTGCTGAACCTCCAAACACATCATAAAGTCTTTGATTTTCATTCTCTAAAACATCGTCAATAGCCTCCACTACGAAATCTAAAATATTTCGTTTTGACCCCATATATTTTATGATATGTAGAACCTCCATTTAATGATAATTATAGTATGCAAATCTAATATTAATAAATGAATTAAACAAACGACTGAATAAAACCTCAAATCTATTTTCAAACACATTGCAATTCGTGTTCCTGATGTTGCAAAGAGCTTTCAAGCCAACGCTGACTGTTAAATAGGACGAACAAGCCAGTGGGTAACAACGTATATAAAAAAAGCGATTTAAGTGCTTATTTCAAAGTGGTTTTCGTACTTTTAAAGCATCTAATAATCCGAAAAGTTAGTACTTATAAATCCGCTACTTTTCATATACAAGACCATTAACCGTTAGTGCAAAACAACTGGAAAACTACACGAAGTTTGCAATGCAAGAAAAACAAAAAGTTTCTGTAATTTTAGGAGTTGGAGGCCCACCTTCTAACCCTGATAAAATTTACTTAGTTCCATTAAAAAAGTTTAATACAGACGGCTCTATTAATGAGTTAACAGTTAATAAATATAAACGTGATAAAAGTAAATTAAAATTTGATATAAAGACACAAACAATTGTTTAATACCAAAATACCTTACCAATAACTTTCACTAAAAAGACCTCATATATACAAAATAAGCAAAATAGTAGTAAAATCAAATGTTGCAGTTTGCTTCAAAATTATTAGAGAGAACATTGTAAAACATAAACAGAATTTAGATAAGTTTAAAACAAAGCTAAATAAATAACATATTTTCTATATACGTTAATTTATTCAGTGTTTTTTAAAATATCTATACCCGACCGATAGTTTTGATACATAATGTTTGTAAGTTCAGTTAAACTTTCTCCATATTCAGTTAAGTCTACTATTTTACCATTATCTATATTTTCTTTAACCCCTCTCATATAATCCCCTATAGAATTTACGTCCTTTTGAAATGTTAATAAAATATCGTTTGATTTAGAGTAGAAAGATTGAGATAGATTACTTGATTTTTTTCGTAAATAATTTTCTAATTCAAATACTCTGCTCCAATTGTTAGGGTCAAAATGCCCTGATTTTATTTCCTTAAAAACTACTTGACGCATGAACACTTCTAATTCAGCAAATTTTTCGAAGACCTGATCTCTTTCTGTTTTTAGGTTCTTATTTCGACTAGTTATTTTGTTGTTGGAAATCAAATCGGCTGTGATTAAAACAACAATTATAAAACTAATACCAATGTAATGTACAGTTTGAATTTCTTGAGCAGCAAATTTTGCAAAAGAGACATCAGAAAAATATGCTTGAACCTCAATTATCGGCATTGATCCTAATACAACTAAACTTCCAATAAGATAAGAAGCCATTCTTCGATAATAATATTTTGGATTTCTTACTAGAACTATAACAAAAACAAGAATTCCAACTAATAAAACGATAACACCCCAATTAAAAGGCATGAAAAGTAATATAAAGGATAAAACCATTGCTGCTATTCCTGCTATTGCAGAACTTTTTACCCAATTTTGGTCGTTATTTGCTTTCATTTTCATTGCTTTATTATACGGACTGTTCTATTGAGGATTTAACAGGTTATTAAAACAAACGTGACAACAGTATATTAAAGTTTGATAAAGACTTCATCCTAGCACTTCTCTCTAGCAATAACTTTCACTAAAAAGACTTCAAGCACATCTCTTTTCAGTATATCTTGCTCATCAAAGTCTATTTTGTTTTCAGGAATTAAACGAAGTTTATCATCATCCTTTGCTTTTCTTATATATTTAATTGTTCTCCAATCCTCAGTAAGAATCGCATAAATCTCACCATATAGGATTTTGTCTATCGTAGTCTTTTTTATACCTATTTTATCCCCACTTTGTACAACAGGGACCATACTATCACCAAAAGCTGGCACAACAGCATCACAATCTTTAAATAAATTTATACTAAAAAGTGTAAAACAAATGTACCAACAAAATTAAAATTAAACGGTTTTAAACGGTTTATTTATTAAACCGTTATAGCCCGAAATAAACCGTTTGATTTTCCAGAACCCCAACAAAACAAGGGCATACAAACAAAAAACGCCCAATCCATAAGGGATTGAGCGTTTTACACAAGTGGTGCAAAGCGGGGAAGTATCGAATTTTTTTAAGAAAGATTTTGAGTCAGTTTTATTGATTACAAGTAAGAATATCCTGTAACGTTGAGTATATGGTGCGTAAGAGATTGCGGATTATAAACCTATCAAGATACACCAAAACTGATGTGGGTGAAAATGCTCGCCCCCCTTATGCACTATATAAATTGTTCTACGCTTTTCTTAATTTCACTTTTGTCTCTTCACATTCAACTATTTGTCTTAATTTATTCGCATAAGGAGCTAAATGATAGACTTCCCAAGCTAAATTTTTCACTATAAACTCAACTTGTCTACGCACATCAGTAATTGTAAATCCAGTTTCCAACTCTTGAAACATTTGATTGATATTACTCTTAGTGCCGCTATCGATTAGTTCTAATTCTCTAAAACTTAAATCATGTGCAAATCGATTTCGTATCTTTCTAATTACATTTATTTTCACAAACAAATCATTATCACATAACTGAAAAGATTTTAACAAGTTAGTTTTCAGCGAGAAAGTCAACTCTTTTGAATTGTTATCCGTCAAATTTTTATATTCAGGAAATAGTATTTTTAATAAAACCTCAATTTGATTCTCAATGATTATTGCGGAAACTAAAATTAATGTTCTGTCATCAGTGGATGATTCGAGTGCATCCAATTCATCTTCCAAATCGAATGATTGATTAATTGTAAGCGTTCGGTCAATTTCAAAATCTATAATCATGGTCTACAAAAATTTTATTGTTTTTAAAGCCCTGAAAAGAGCTTTGTGATGATCAAAATCACAATTGCCATCTAAGAAGATGTTTTTAATTAGCTCTGATGAATGATCAACATAAACGTTAATTTCCTGATTAATACATTCAAATTCTTGTCCAGATAATAATGATAAGTCCAAATTTGAAAAATCAGGTTTTATCCTAAATAGTGCTTTCTCAAATGGTCTTTTAATAAGATTGTCAAAATATTCAATATCAGATGAAGTAAATACTAATTTATTTTGAACAAAAGATTTTGGATATTCTGTTTTTACGGTGTTTAGGATTAATTCATCGATTTCATCGTGAGGATAATTCTCTTGCTTAGGATAGCCAGAGATTAAATTTGAAAGATTATTACTATCCTTCTCTTCTGGGAGAATTTTATATTCTTCCGTAAAGTTTCTTTCATATATTATAAATCCAATTGGTAAATTTTCAGGATGCCAATTTTGAGAAACAATGTTAATTCTCTTTATAATCTTCATTTCAGATACAGGTAAAACGGTTTGTGTTTTATTCATTTTTGTATTTTAATTAGATATTTATCTGTTTTTTTGAATTACGCCCAACGGTTTGTGTATGAGTAGTAAGGGGATAAACATACACTAATTTCCGGGTTTAACACTTAGCCAAATTTGCAATTTTACTGTTATCTTTTTTTATTCTTTACTCCATTTCATATTTAATGCCCATTTAGTATGTTCACCTATTTGATAGAGTTTCTTTTTTTGATGATTGTCGTGTCCTAAGTTTTTAATTAGTTCATCATCTGCCCATTTATATTCAGAAGAATCTTGATTTTCTAATAACGTAATTAATTCTATCTCTTGTTCCTTAGTTGGAATTAAATCCAGTATGTCATATTGTAATATTTCAAAACAATCCCAACCTGAAGTTCTTTTTATTGGAGTTGTAACTGTTCCCACATAATTATAATTAACGTAAGGGAAATTAGTTTGACTTAATATTTTTGTTTTTATTAATTCTTCATAAAACTCTCTCCAATGAGAAATTTCTCTATCTTTTTTTTTGTTGAACCAATCTAAAAAATTAATAGCTTTTGATGCAGGAATAAAGATAGCAAAGTCGTCTTTCATTAAGCCTTTGTTGGGTAATTTCAAATCATCCATTGCTTTAAATTCACTCTTTAAAAAGCTTTGAGATTCTTTAAGTCTTTTATATTTGCCACCTACAAGTTGAAAATGACCGAAATTTGAATTTTTTACTAATAAATATTTGTCCTCTATTTTTATTCTATACAAGTAGGACATTGAAAATCGAATGTTTTGTTTTTTTAAAGCTAAGTACTTACAATGTAAGGCTAACTTAATCCTTTTTCTATTTTGAATTGACTCATAAATAAATGGTATTAAAGTTCCTATAATTAGTGAAAATCCAATCCACATTAATTTTGTTTCTTCAATATTCAAACCGATTAAAATCAAAATTGTAGCTACAACTAAAGTTATTAAATGCTTCATATAATTTGTGGGCTTGGTTTTATTGATGATATTGTTTCCACAAGTAACTCGAATGTTAATGGTTTATCTGGAAAAGCTTTTGCAATAGCTTCTGGTAAAACTTTCAATCTAATATCAGAAAAAGAGTGTCCTAAATTGTTGTTTTCCTCTGGGCTTGTTAATTCAGATAATTTTTCAAGTTCTTTATCTGATAATTTTATACCATTAAGACTTTGTGAAAAAAGTTCTTTACGTTCTTCTTTATTTGGTCTTTCAAACTCTAAAATAATAGAAGCTCTTCTTAAGATGGCTTCATCAATAAAGTGAAGTCGATTTGTTGACATAAAGACAACTGCTCGACCATTTAACTCTCTAATCTCATCAATTTTTTGTATTAATGTATTTACAGCTGCTTTTTCTTCTTGATGCATTTGGGCAGTAGAACGTGTTGATGCAATCGCATCAGCTTCGTCTATTAGTAAAAATGCTATTCGTCTTTTTCCTGCTTGTGTTTTCAGTTCTGCAAAAGCGTCATTTACTAAATTTCCCATTTGACCGTGAAGACCTTCTCCTCTTACTCTTGTACTCAGTTTTAAAAAGAAACCTTCCTTTTTAAGTTCTCTTGTCATTTTATCAGCAATTGATTCAGCTGAAACTGTTTTTCCAGTACCTGCATCTCCTGCTAAAATAATTAATGGATACTTATCTTTTAATTGATTAATTACTGGAAGTTCAATTTCATGAAATTTTTTGCTCCATTCAATTAATCCGTCTTGGTCTAAAAGTAATTTTAAATTAGAATAAATTCTATCAAATTTAGCTTGAAATCCTATTAATTCATTTGTTCTTTTTAGTACTTCTGAATTTGGAAGTTTTATTGTGTTATCGAAAATTGAAGCCATTATTTATAGGTTGTTTTTTGAAGTTCATACCCTTTACTTGCATAAAGTTGAGCTTTTGAGTTACTTAAATTAGGAAATGAATTGTCGATTGAAGTAGGAATCCAATTTAATTTGAATGAATTATTTGAATAGAATTTTTCTTTTTCAGTTTCCGATAAATCATGCCATTTATTAGTATATGAAAGAATAACAGATAAGTGAGTGTTGGGTATTTCGCTCCAGTCATTGTTTTTTCCTGCTCTATCGCTTGAAATAGCAGAGCCATTACTATTTACAAGAAATTTTGAGGCTCTCAGAGGGGTTTCATTGTTATCTAAAAGAACAATATCGACAGATTTTAAATATTCGCTTTCAGCAAAAAGTATTATGTCGTTGAATACTTTATCAACATATTCCATTGACCATTTATTAGTTCTCCTTGCAATTGTTCTAATATCAGCTTGACAACCTTCAAATGCTTTTCTTATATCAATTACCGTATAGGTATTTGTGTTTGTAACAGTATTATACATATGCTATTTTATATTAAATGTTCTATCAAAAACTCTTCTCCATTCTTCGATAGTATCTCCTTCATTATTTTTTGATTGAGCAATATTTAAAGTGTCAAAAGCATCTTCCGCTTCATCAATTATTTCATTCCAAATAGAATTTGTTACTTTTTTTGCAACACCATTTTCATTATTTGTATTATCTGCAATAAATATCGGAGTATCGTAGCTCGGAATATCATTTATTGCATCCTTGAATTTAATTATTGGGAAATTAGGGGCGCTAACAAATTGGAAAAATCGAATAATTCCTTCTTCAATATTGGTTTCTATTCCTTTGTTTATATCCAAATACGCAACAATTAACTCAATTGCAAATGAAGACAGGCCAGGTTCATTATCGGTTGGTTTTAGCTCTTTGAAGTTTCTCCACCATTTTATTGCTCTTACTATAGAAGTATATGAAGGGTTGTTTTTTCTTAATCCCACAGAAAATTCAAGTTGCTTTGAAACACTTGTTATGTATTTTTTTCCACCTCCGCCTCTTTGAGGTTGCCAAACATATTCTTTTGGGTTTGAGATAGGAATTACTGGTACAATATCAACTTCTAATCCTGTACCACTAAATCTTATTGTAATTGATTTTGTATTTCCTTCTGCATCAACATCTTTATTAATGTCTTTTTGTGGGTAAATTTCTTCTAAATAGTCAACAATGAAATCGTGTAGTTTTTTTAAATCATTTTGAATTTCATTATCACCATCTACATACAATACTAAATCTATGTCAATAGGATTTTCTCCCGTTGGTTTTAATATTGTGTGTTTTTTCCAAGAACCTGCTAAAATATATTTTGTAACTTTTAAGCCAGTCCTATCATCATTTTTGATTTTGTCTTCAAGTTTTTGTTTCAAATTATTTATCTGGTCTCTATACTTTTGCATATTCTCAGACTTCAACTTGATTTTATTAATGAAGAATTGTAATTGATTATTGTTTAATTTCATATTAATTGAATATCAAATACTTAACCAATATAATTTAATTGACAATTTGTCTGTATTCGATATTTTTTAAGTCTTTTTGACAGTTTTGGTTTTTAAATAAATGGTAACGGACAAGTATATGCAAAGTGGGCGATTGCGGGATTCAAACTTATCAAACCGAGATAATTTTGATGCGGACTACAAGCGTTGAAAACACTACAATCCCGCCCATTTTGTATATACAGTGTTGTGTGGCGTTATTCTTCCATTTCACAATTACATTTTGAAACAACAGTTCCTCCATCAACTTCGACATTATCAGTATTTATAGCTCCAGCAGGACATTCCCATACATCATATTTCCCTGATATTTCTGCTCCACATTTTGAACATTCAATAGCAAAATCAGCTGAGTGACATTTTTCAACACCCATACTACGTTCTTCTGATTCTACAACATCAAAAGGAAGGTCTTCACAATCTATACTATTAATTGCACCACATTTATTGCATTTAATCTCTAATTGTCCATTACATTTTAAATTCATAGGTCTTACTTTTTAAATAAATATTTCGAGTTATTGTTTATACAATCTTTTATAATCGCTGTTATTTGCGAGTGAATATCAAATTTCCTATTGCTTTTGTAACTAAGTACATCATATGTAAAAATCACTTCAGATACTTTTACTAGTTTATTGGTCTCATAAATCATGTAAGCGTCTTTGTAATCATATTTAAATGTATTATTGAAACTTGGAGCTTCATCAACCGGCAATTTATTCTCCAAGTCAAGCATATCAGCAATTTTTTGCCCGTTTATATCAACTAATACAATTTCTGTGTTTAGTTTGCGGAAAACATCAGAAAGATCTTCATTCATTCCAGTTATATTTTCCAGACACCATTCTCTATCAAGGTTAATTGCCAGATTAGTTACCTTTCTAGGAATTATTGTCATGTCTATACTTAATGTCTTCGGAGTATTCTTTAATTCTTCAGGTACAGGTTTTCGAATTACTTTTATACTGATATTATTATTTGAAGCAAATTCAATCGCTCCTTTCTGAAATCCCGTAGTTGTAACAATTATTCCTTTTGAACAATTTAAATCCTGTAAAACTGAATTAAAATCACGAACGACACCAATTGATACATTCTTTGAATATCTCTTACACTCAACAGCAACCTTTATAAGTTCTCCAAACTGCTTATATTCCCAATACACATCAATCTGATGAGTACCAGTTTTTCCTTTCAATTTAACATCATGGTTAACAAACACATTTTGAATATCCTCGTCTCTCAATATTTGAGTAAAAACCGATTTTATATACTTTTCATATTCAATGTTAGGATTCATGTTTTACTGTCTTTAATGCCACACAACGATTTGGCGGTAGTTTGTAAATAGCACTGAGCTTTCATAAACCACAGAATGCCCTATTTGCTATATGCAGTGTTACCTGCTGACTTTTTATAACAAGTCTGAAAATCCGTTCTGTAAATAAAATTTAACATTTTCTTTTTCCTCTGTTGTTTGTTCTCTTGAGATATATGGGAATGCATTTAGAAAAAGTTTTTTTAATTTTTCAAATACTTCATCAGTTGCTTCTTCTCCGTCTTTTTGGAAAGAATTCATCCAAGCCATTTGTTTTTTGATATATGTAGTTGGAGATAGATAGTCTGTTATGTCTGCCCATTCATCAAGTAGTATTTCTTCTTGCATATATTTGTCTTTCAGGATTGCATCACATTTTCCTTTGCAACTGAAGTATGCTTTTTCATAAGGATTTTGCTTATGAACTTTCGCTTTCCAATCGGTAGGTTTTCTCATTGTAACGAAAATCCCATTTTTTGTTTTTAATAAATCTTCATTACAATATTCACAATGAATAGAACTGTTATCCGAAAATATTTTTGCAGGTTTTGGATTTTCAACTTTATATTTTTCAAAACTGATAGGGAAGTATCTGCTCGCAAGTCTAATGCCTTCTGGAGATTCAAGCAATATCTTTTCAATCCTTTCTCTATCAAAATATTCTATGGATGTTTTCTTTTTTAACCCTTCAAAATTTTTACCTAAAGAGGCCGCAGGAAGAGTAGAATAAAAACCAAAGAAACCATCACATTCGTGTACTGATATTCTATCTAAAATATTCGGTTCATCTGTGTCAGATATAGATTTTCCAGAATGAGCATAATGTTTACAACTCACTAACCATTTAATCTTAGTTGCTCCTGAAATTCCTTGACGTAATTCTTGAATTATCAAATCTTTTTTTCCATCAGCACCTCTGTCAGGATGTTGTATAATTTCATACCCTAATATTTCAAGAAAATCTCTTGAAAACAATTCAAAGGTATCTTGATCTCCGTCTCCTGTGTTTGCCTTAGGTATTTCCTTAAAATCTAATATCATACTTTAATCATTGAGTTTATTTTTTCGTTCAATTTATTAAACAATTTAATCAACTTAGATAAGATTAATTGTACCGTTGTTATTAGTGTTAAAGACAGTATAAGCTGAATAAAAGTAATTATGATTAATCCTTCAATACTCGAAAAAAAAGTACAACTTTTATAGATATAATATCCTGATATGAATGCAAGAAATGGCGTTATGGAATTGACCATTATATCGGGGTCATTATTTTGCTTGCGGTCAAACGTACATTTACTTAAGAATTGTAAAATCGGTACGATAGAAATTGACACGAGCATTATTAGTTTTTTCCGCTGGGTCAAGTCGATATTGAAGTCGTAAAAATGACTTATTATTAAGCTTATTTTGAAAACATAATCAAGAAATAGGGTAAT
Protein-coding sequences here:
- a CDS encoding helix-turn-helix transcriptional regulator codes for the protein MNSKQNILIKFGERVREIRKENGLSQEELAHKADLHRTYIGMIERAEKNITLVNILKISDALGVQVKDLFDYGTN
- a CDS encoding DNA adenine methylase; this encodes MGSKRNILDFVVEAIDDVLENENQRLYDVFGGSAVVSGAYRNKLNVTCNDIQTYTSILAGTYLKNYDWNNYSVNLLDEIITEAEAKVLRFKKANKDFKFDYSNSLTFQEIKKLEEKQQSLLNFGFNGLDHLFAKNFSGTYWSYEQCVWIDALSGVARSEKYRNTFIYNAIMSSLMFAMSYCTQSTGHYAQYRDVNESNMKDILFYRRKEVLPLFKQKFNSLRETFHENNPNRFEFEATQLDFSELLDNIEEGSIVYSDPPYQFVHYSRFYHALETLARYDYPEVKYKGRYRTDRHQSPFCIKTKVKNAFETMFEKVFNANSTLILSYSDTGMISLEKLLSIAETIFLNYNIEIREIDYKHSTMGRQGDKSRNVKEALIICSPNN
- a CDS encoding S24 family peptidase, which produces MNLFKDCDAVVPAFGDSMVPVVQSGDKIGIKKTTIDKILYGEIYAILTEDWRTIKYIRKAKDDDKLRLIPENKIDFDEQDILKRDVLEVFLVKVIAREKC
- a CDS encoding ATP-binding protein; translated protein: MASIFDNTIKLPNSEVLKRTNELIGFQAKFDRIYSNLKLLLDQDGLIEWSKKFHEIELPVINQLKDKYPLIILAGDAGTGKTVSAESIADKMTRELKKEGFFLKLSTRVRGEGLHGQMGNLVNDAFAELKTQAGKRRIAFLLIDEADAIASTRSTAQMHQEEKAAVNTLIQKIDEIRELNGRAVVFMSTNRLHFIDEAILRRASIILEFERPNKEERKELFSQSLNGIKLSDKELEKLSELTSPEENNNLGHSFSDIRLKVLPEAIAKAFPDKPLTFELLVETISSIKPSPQII
- a CDS encoding CBASS oligonucleotide cyclase — its product is MKLNNNQLQFFINKIKLKSENMQKYRDQINNLKQKLEDKIKNDDRTGLKVTKYILAGSWKKHTILKPTGENPIDIDLVLYVDGDNEIQNDLKKLHDFIVDYLEEIYPQKDINKDVDAEGNTKSITIRFSGTGLEVDIVPVIPISNPKEYVWQPQRGGGGKKYITSVSKQLEFSVGLRKNNPSYTSIVRAIKWWRNFKELKPTDNEPGLSSFAIELIVAYLDINKGIETNIEEGIIRFFQFVSAPNFPIIKFKDAINDIPSYDTPIFIADNTNNENGVAKKVTNSIWNEIIDEAEDAFDTLNIAQSKNNEGDTIEEWRRVFDRTFNIK
- a CDS encoding restriction endonuclease, whose product is MNPNIEYEKYIKSVFTQILRDEDIQNVFVNHDVKLKGKTGTHQIDVYWEYKQFGELIKVAVECKRYSKNVSIGVVRDFNSVLQDLNCSKGIIVTTTGFQKGAIEFASNNNISIKVIRKPVPEELKNTPKTLSIDMTIIPRKVTNLAINLDREWCLENITGMNEDLSDVFRKLNTEIVLVDINGQKIADMLDLENKLPVDEAPSFNNTFKYDYKDAYMIYETNKLVKVSEVIFTYDVLSYKSNRKFDIHSQITAIIKDCINNNSKYLFKK
- a CDS encoding restriction endonuclease, yielding MILDFKEIPKANTGDGDQDTFELFSRDFLEILGYEIIQHPDRGADGKKDLIIQELRQGISGATKIKWLVSCKHYAHSGKSISDTDEPNILDRISVHECDGFFGFYSTLPAASLGKNFEGLKKKTSIEYFDRERIEKILLESPEGIRLASRYFPISFEKYKVENPKPAKIFSDNSSIHCEYCNEDLLKTKNGIFVTMRKPTDWKAKVHKQNPYEKAYFSCKGKCDAILKDKYMQEEILLDEWADITDYLSPTTYIKKQMAWMNSFQKDGEEATDEVFEKLKKLFLNAFPYISREQTTEEKENVKFYLQNGFSDLL